From Aegilops tauschii subsp. strangulata cultivar AL8/78 chromosome 5, Aet v6.0, whole genome shotgun sequence:
TTGCCTATATTACACTATCAACAACTTTTAATTGGCAATGTATGCAGATTACATGGCATCATCATATACTGTTTCTGAGCTGCAATGGGTGCTCCCAACTTCGAGCCCCGCTCAAAATGAGGTACAATTTCATCTTAACCGCGGGGGgtggggggggtgggggggtggGGGGCTTGTCATTAATTATTGTTGTTCATACTTCTCTTTGTTCGTATCTTTGAACAGGCAGAGGGGGATCCTCATGTTAATGGTACTGAGGCTGAGCTAAATGCTATGTGTAATCTAATACTTCATCCCAACTTCAATAGTAACTTAGTTGTTTGTATTTTGTTCACAAGCTAATGTTTCTAGAACTAGCATAATTTTACATCTTTATGTACAGATGATGCAGCACTTGTACAATCAACTCAGTACAATTTCGTGAAATCAAAATACTACTTCAGTCTCTTGGGGAGAAAAGCCCAAACTGGGTTTCTCGGTCTCAGGCATGTGCTTTACTCTTAAATGCTGAAATGTTCGTCGCTGATTCTTTTGAAACTGAGGCAAGGGCGATAAGATGGTTGGATGGTCAAATAATAGTGATATCAAACACCAAGTTCAGTATGTTGGAAGGGGAATTCGGCAATTACACGACCACATGTAAGCCCTTAAAAGAGAAGAAGCTCAAGGTATGTTTGGTATCTTGTCTAATTATCTTGTTTCCAGTTTATTGTACTACTCTGCTATGGTGTGTAGTTAGTAATGTGCAGCATAGAATTATCTGTGGTAAGTTTGTAAAGATGAAAATGTTCACACCACCTTTAATTATGATGGCAGACATGGATTAAATTATTCCAAGTTGAATTGTTCCCTGTACAAGTACACTCACTACGCAGTAATCGTGTTGGCTATACAGCTACATGACACTGTTTGACCAACTGAATCAACTTGTTAGAATTTAATTGTAGACTTCAACAAGACAGCTTGTACTATTAAATTGCAGCATTGCCTAGAGTCAACAATGACCAATGACTGCATATGCATATCCTGAAAAAAGCTCTTTTGTAGCTTAACTTTCACATGACAGCTTGTACTATGCAACAATAACTGCATAAGTATATTTCTTGAAAAAAGAACTCTGTAAGTATCAACAACGACTCTTTTTGTAAACATTGAGAACCTGACAGCTAATAAAGCTTGGTATCCCTGAAGTTCTTGAAGCAACTATGTTGCACAAGATGTTTCCTTCGGATGATATTTTCAGTATTATTCTGCAATACAACTTGCATAACTTGAATGTTGTTGTTTATTGTAATAACATGGAGCCTCCCATGGAGCTTAATTTTCGCTCCTGCCTTTCAAGTCAAAAAATGATGACAGTTCATGGTTGTAACTTTGCAAATATTCTTGTTTTCTGAACTAAGGTTTATGGTTAACTTCTTTCTAGTTAATTGTACTACTATGATGTAGTGCGTAATTAATAATGTGTGGAACTGTGGACCGATATGTGGAATGTGGTAACTGGTAACCATAGTTTACTAGGGCAGTAACAAGAGAGCGTACTTTTCATGTTGACAAGCTTTGCTTCCTACCACGATGATAAAGGACAGTATAATGACGATGACCTTTGGCAGTTGCAATTTTCACATAATCTGGCTCGATCTGTCACTATTCATGCCTTCACATCTCCCTTTAGCACACTGTTTCTGTTTGTATTGAACCGAGCCTGGTATATATCTTTTTGCAGTGCAAGGAAGATTCAACAATTGATCGGTTTGAAATGCGAGGCGATATCTGGGCAAGGAGAAGGACATGCCTGCGGGATAACTCTGCCTTTCACTTGATCCAgtggaggaggacagcggggcttCGGCGAGTACAAGTGCAGCAGCCACGGGAAGCCTCATCGCAGAATGACAGCAACACGCTCCTTAAGGAACTGCATGTCACGATGAAGAGTCTCCTCGAAGAATTGAAAGTCAACACCAAGGCAGCGACGGAGTCAAGCCAGCTTATCGCCAAATCTTGTCAAGAAGTTATCGAGGCCTGCAAGATCTCTGCGACCAGCACGGGGACCGGTATAGTGAACTGAGGAACCGCATGTAGATGAGTAGCCGTGACTTTACATGTAGATGAGTAGCAGCTGTGTGGTTGCTAGGGAACAAGTTCTATACATTGTTGCTTCGGTTGTAGAGCAACACGTTGTATACGTTGTCACTACAGGGGATGATGTAGTCGATAACTCCGAATTGTGCGCGGGCTCACTTGATCTCGTTGCCGCAGCATTCAATTGATTGTAGATCTGGGAGAGAGCACTGATATATACTGATTCGTATTGAATCTCTTATCTCCATGTGTTTACAAACTGCGACTCTGCGATCATTGAACTACAAGCCGAGAACAACCGCAAAAGCTCTGAGATCTTGGCACGGTCCAAACCACTCTGATCTGCGGCTGAGGGGAACAATCATTGCGGAGCTCATTTTCAGGCTGGACATTGCCGGTGACGCGAGAACTTTATCACAGGCAGGGATCAGTCTCAGAGGCTTGCTGAAGATGCAAAGTCTGGGAATTGCTGCCACGGAGAGGTCCACGAGGCGGCAAAAGTCTCGTTTCCTGACGTTGAAGGATGGCGCGTCCAATTCCAGGCTGTTCCGTGTCCACGCTTCTTCACGCAGGCGCAAGAACCACATCCTGGATTTGCAGCGTGATGGTGCTCTGGTCACTGATGATTCCGAGAAGATGGACATGATTTGGTCTCACTTCAACTCCCTGCTGGGCTGCACCTCCGATCGCCCACACACTCTGAATCTTGAAGCGCTCAACGTGCCGGCTATTGACCTATCTGCCCTTTTGATGCACCTTTCACTGAAGATGAGATTAAAGGTACAATTTTTCAGCTGCACCCACGGTCCCGACGGATTTACTGGCAAGTTTTTCAGAGTGTGTTGGTCAATGGTTTCAGGTATTGAATTCTCAAGCCCTGAGCCCGCTCAACTCGGCCACAATGATTATGCTTGCTAAGGGTAGCCATAGTGGGGTAACTTAGGTAGTAACTTAACACATCCCAAGataattttgcttatgtggcaagtaTTTAATAAGGAAAGAGGTGCTTGTGGTAatataatatgttactgtaacatagcgcttCCCGAGGTAAAATGAGTCTATGAGCTAATAAATGAAGCACCATATGACACTACTATTATGTTACtttgcactatgaaggtagtaacttagactagtgtcacatgcatgacactagtataagttactccccactatgaccagcctaagaaGGAGGAGCCCTCTATGCCCGGGGACTACCGACCTATTTGTCTTGTCCATTGCTTTTGGGAAGATCGCCGCTAAGATGCTCGCTAACAGACTGCAACCTGTGATGCCAAAGCTGATTGCCAACTGCGAGAACACATTCATTAAAGGAAGATCTATCCATGACAACTTTGTGTTCGTCCAGGGTGCCGCTAAGTTGTTGCAACAGAGGAAGATCCCTAGCCTACTTGTGAAGCTGGACATATCCAAAGCCTTTGATTCCGTCTCATGGGCGTTCCTGCTGCAGCTTTTGAGCTTTAGAGGTTTCAGTCTGACCTGGAGTGACTGGGTTTCAAACTTGCTGGCCACATCTTCAACAAAAATAAATGTCAACGGGTCGCCGTCGGTGTGAAGCTTGTGCTTGTTCGCCAGGTCCTATCCGCTGTCCCTGCTTTCCAGATGATGGTGACTATCGTAAACAAGTGAGCTGATGCACAGCTGAACAAACTGCGCCGCTCTTTTGGGCCGAGAATGGTGAGGCATTGGCTGCCAAGTGTCTGATGGCATGCAAAAGGATCTGCAAGCCTTTGGATTTTGGTGGGCTAGGTATCACCGACCTTGAGAGATATAGCCGCGCTCTGCGCTGCCGTTGGCTATGGCTCAGGTGGACCGAGGAGGACAAACCGTGGCTTGATCTCCCTCTACTTATTGATGATCAGGTCATCGCCCTGTTTCAAGCCTCAACTCTGTCATCGCCCTGTTTTAATGGAGAGAAGATATCCTTCTGGGATGATAACTGGTTGAGCAGTGGCCCTCCCAAGAAGCCGTTTCTTCCCCATTCCAGCATAGGAGCTCACTCAAGGATGCTATTCATGATAACAACTGGCTGGATGTCAACAATTAAACCATTGCCACCAATCGAGGCTCTGCGTGATTACATTATGTTGTGGAGTGCCATCCAGAATATTCAGCTTTCGCCCCACCCTGACAAGATCACATGGAAGTGGACGGTTGATGGCTCCTACTCCGCTGCGTTCGCATACAAGATTCAATTCATGGGCGGTGTTCAGTCTAATCTGAAGGTACTGATTTGGAAGGCTCCGGTACCAGGAAAGTTAAGGCTCTCCGCGTGGATGGGTGTCCAGGGCCGCTGCCTCACGGCGGACCTGCTCGCGAAGAGATGCTGGCAACACAGCCCGTTCTGTGCCCTCTGCAGATGCCACTCTGAGTCCGCCTTGCACTTATTCATGCACTGCTCTTTCTCCCTGGAGCTATGGAAGAAGGCTTTTCAAACTTTCAGCATTCCCTTGAACAGGCTGCCTATAGACGGAACTCACTCTTTCAGGCAATGGCGGGAGTATGGATTCGATTCATTTGCCAGGAGAGACCTGAAGATGAAGTGGTCTTCCGCGACTACTGTGGTGGCCTGGTTCATTTGGACTGAGCGTAATGCCAGGATTTTCAGGGGTATCGCCACCAGCGTTGCTTCTCTAATGCAGCGTGGCAGTAATTTCCTGGGTTCCCAGTGAGATATGCATTATGTGCGCGTGGGAATCACGGGTTTGCTGATAAATGCTGTTGTAAATCCGGAGCACAATCTGTTTATTGATTAGACGTGCCAATGGCAGCAGCCTTAAGCTGCGCCAACACACCATAATGACATCTGAAAGGACCGTTCGGTTCTAAAAGTACAAGGTGGCGATTCGGGTTTGGTCAAAGTTGTCAAAACACGACCAAACCAACATCATCACCCCTACACTGGTAGACTTCACCGTTAAGGTAATTCTGCTCTAAAAGGGGGTCTTACAAAAGAGAAACACCTTTTGGGAAGCTCAATTGGGGTTCCTCAGGTGACCGAGGTGTGATACTCCTAGGGCAAAACTCTGACCGTTTTGGGGGGAGACACGCGAAGAATTTATTGAACCAGTTTGTAAGTCCGAAGACCAAAGATGAAGGACAGTCCTCGGGTCCTGGATAAGGGAATGCTGACCACGTCGACCTATCGACGTGGGTCGGGCCGAGGCCCCTCAAATGACCAACCAATGGGTCACATTCGTCAGGCCCCGAGGAATCAAGATGGAATCTCCCGAAGACTTGGCACATACTCCAAGGCACGAacgcaatcttcaacacatttatCTTTAGATAGACCTATGTGTAACCCTAAGTATCCCAATGTTTATATAAAACCAGTGGTGCAGACCGTAGATGCCAACTCATTCATACTCAATCTCGACCTAGGTCAATTTGTATTCTGCACCCCGTCCACAATCAATATAAACAAAGCATTGTAAGGTTTTACCTCCCCGAAAGGTCTGAACCTGAGTGGATTCGACTTCGTTACTGTCCGGATAGATGAAACGGCTCGTGCAGCCCCTGAGTTGCCCTCGCGGCAACCCATGGCGGAACGGACGGCTGGGAGACGCCCTTCGCCCGCAAAGAGCTCAGGAGACTGATACTGCACCATCCTTTATACGGGAGTAATGATGCACGAAAGGCCCTTCGCTGTAAAAGAAAAGCAAGTAGGTATAGGTATACATACAGATATACTGTGACGGTATCTTGCCTGCACGTGGGCCCGAGAGCGCGGCGAGACCCGCTTATGCATCCGGATTTGTACTGTACCAGAAAGATATCGCGAAATGAAAAGAAAAAGTGTGGGGAGCTCAGGATTGGGAGCGGCGTGCTTCCACCCTACTCCGGCGGCGGTAGCCGCCGCGGCCACGCCAGGTTCTTATTTCTCCACCCGATTTACTGATGCGCCGTGTCTAAATACGTCGCTGGATGTTCTTTCCAGGCGCCGCTCAGATCCCCCTTCGATCCTTTAATTCCTCCGATTTGGGATCGCAGACTGATCTGAGGAGGCCGAGTCGCAGACTGATCGGAGGAGGCCTATTTAGCGCCGGTCGATGAGCGAGGCGCCGAGAGCAACGCATCCGAGCAAGCCAGAGGTGCGGGATGGGGAGAAAGGCGCCTTCTTTTGCTCCGGCCGGACGGAAGCGTAAAGGTCCATCGTTTCCCCTTCTCTCCCCCTGCAAACGCCGGATTTCCCCCGCTCCGGCGCAGGTGACCGGCTGGGCATCCCTCCCGGACGACATAGTCCACCAAGTCGCCGCGCTGGTGCTGGAATTCGACGTGGTGGACTACATTGCCTTCCGCGCGGTCTGCTCGGGATGGCGCGCCTGCGCGCCCAGCCCGCGAGACCCCACCCTGCGGATACGATCTCTCCGCCCGGTCGACTGGGTCGCGCTCTGCGACGGCGACGCCGTCCGCCCGGATGACGCCTGCCAGATAACCTTCTTCCAGAAGCGAACGGCCAGGTGCCTCCGCGTCCGCCTGCCCGAGCTCCAGCGCCACAGGATCATTGGCTTCACTGATGGTCTTGTCATCCTGCTGCACAAGCGAGCCACCACGATCCGCGTGCTCCACCCCTTCACGCGGGTCGTGGTCGACTTCCCATCCCTCGTCCCCGTCTACCAGAAGCTGATCCGGAACCGCAACTGCGTGCTCCGCATGAACGCTGCGGTTTGTAGCAGTGTGTCATCCACCACTTCCATTGCCGTCGTGGCTTGGTTCCCTTGGTCATCTGTGGTGCTCAGTGCTGATGCAGGCCACTCAAGCTGGGAGGTCATTCACAAAGACATGTATCTTTCCAATACCTTGCCCTTCCAAGGTCAGCTTTACGGTTTCCTGCAGACTTCAAGGCAGATTGTGCAAGTCTACCCTCCAAAACCACTTGGTCCTGGCCCTGTCGTTGCTCATGTTCCAATTAAGTTTGGCAACCCATTTTTCTGCAGCTTCTATCTCGTGGAGTCCGATGGCCACATGCTACTTGTTGTCAAGTCTATGAACTTGGTGGGCCGTGATGTGGAGGAGTGGCGACGTTACGTCATTGCGATCTTCAAGGTTGATGTAAGCCTCGGCCACTGGGAACTGATCCCAGTAAGCAGTCTTGGCGACCGAGCATTGTTTGTCTCCATGGACAGGTGCCTGTCCGTGAAGGCGAAGAACCTTCCTTCCATCAGCAGCAACTCAATTTACCTCACTGTGCCACTCCCGGATCCGGTTGTCGTGCATTCCCTGAGCAGCCAGTCATTTGAGCGGCCAACGACGTTGTGTCAGGTCCACGACGTGAAGGAGAAGATTCGCCCGTCCGTCAGGCCCTTCACCATCGCTGATCATCTTCTCACCTACTGCAATCATCGTGAATGGTACAACTTCTTAATTAACTTCTACTACTACCTTCTCTCTAGCAACAACATGCATTCAGCGTGATAACTCTAATTAATGTTCTAATAATTTGCATTTCGTCCTCCTGTAGGGCAACTGGACTAATGTTTCATGAGTATTACACTATACCCAAGTCTTATGAAGAGTTGTGGAAGAAAATAAGAGCTCAGGATTCTGAAGTGAGGATTTCGCGCGTGCAAGATTCAATCAGGAAAGGGAAAAGGCGTGTCCAACTGAAGAAGGAATAACTACACCGTAATTTAGACTGCTCTTTGAAAATGAGAATATTATTTAACAATATTCTTATTCCTAATGCTTTCAATGTAATCATGCATCAACGCTGATGATGTAACTAAAATCTGTTCTCACTTCGCGATGAAGTGAGCTTATATATGAACTGAAAAATTACCAGCAGGGTTATGCCAGTTAGGATCTGCTCATGCAAGGTGATTGACGCCCATTTGCTTGTCAGGTGTTCAGGTTCATTCAGTGTACTCGCTGTTGAGTGTGAATCCGGATTTGTTTGTTATATAGTTCTGTCTTATCTTAGAGAAAGGTCGGGATTACTCCCTACTGTGCCTTGATGAATCATGGCAGAATGTCACTGAATAACATCCGGTAGACCAGCACCAAGTAATGCTCATTCTTGTCATTATTGTTTGAGTTAAATACATTACAGGTGTCCTAACTTGTCCGGTGCGGTAAGTTTGATGCTTAAACTTGAAAAATACACAAAAATGGTGCCGTAATTTGTCTGGGCATTCAAATACGGTGTCTCTGGACGTATGCCGCCAAATCAAGTGCTAGCGTGGCATGCCAGTGTGTCGCTGGGCCACATGTCAATGGCTGTAGGCACGTTGTGAGTTTTGCGTGTAGTATTTTTGTTTACAAAAATGCCCCTGGACTTTAGTTAATTCTTGAAAAAAATCGTTGCGGACGCTGGATGCACACTGTTTTTTTAGGTGAACGTGCTTGTACCTTAATTAATTCTCACAAAAATATAAGCACAATTTGGCATGGTTTGGCATGGAGGGAATTCAAATCACGGACCTCCTGGTTGCCTATCAAATGAGCGGACCACGAGGCCACATTTCGGTTTGCAGTTAACTGCTAACTAGCAACTTATATGCACGATTCCATGAATCGCGTTGCACATGTTTTCTACAGTTTTTTTATGTACTGCTTTGTTTTTTATTTGAGTGAAGTTTCTGTTTAATTTTCATCATACATAAATGTACTAATATGTTAAGCGTGTTTGTAGAAATTTAAGAATAATATTACACATTAAATTTTGTAATACGCATTCATCATTTTCAAAATACATGGTGAGCATTTTCAAAAATGATATGAAAATGAAAAATGGACATGAACTTGAACATGTATTTAAGAAAAAACTCACCATGTTTTTAATATAGGTACAACTATTTAAATCCACACCAATTTTAGAAAAAATTCATGTTTATCTCTTCAAAGTACACGATAATGGAAATAGAATAGAGATATAAAATAAACAATAATTTTATAATGATGATTAATTTATTTTTTCATATGAAAAAATTTATGTATGATGAAAACTAAACAGAAACTTTACTCGAAGAAAAACAAGATAGTAACTTGGaatataaaaataaaaagaaaactactCCAGCAAAAGCATATGCAGAGTGATACGTGCGGTCACATATATAAACCGCTTGCTGATAAGTAATTGCAAACCAGAGCATGGCCGCCTGGTCCGCTTGATTATCACGCTACAAGGATGTCCCGGGTTCAAATTTCCTGCACGCTCACTTTATGGTATTTTTTACGAGTATTAATTAAAATCAAGGGGTATTTTTTCGTGAGAATTAATTAAATCATAGGGGCATTTCCGTAAAAAAACACGCATAGCTCTTTTTTTCTCTTAAatagggaatgcaacacgaggacttcccaggaggtcacccatcctagtactactctcgcccaagcacgcttaacttcggagttctgatgggatccggtgctttagtgctggtatgatcacAGCGCGTCCCTGCAACCACTGACATGTGGCCAGCTCAATACGGTGGCATATGTCTAAAGGCATCGTATTTGAACACTCAGACAAGTTACAACATCTTTTTGTGTATTTTACATATTTAGACACCAAACTGACCGCTTCGGACAAGTTATGGCACTTGTAGTGTATTTAACTCTTATTGTTTTATCGGTGTTCATGCCTTCTGCCTTCTGGCTTCCATTATGATTATGTGCAAAGAGCATCATATGAGGCATTTCTCCTTTACTGTCTCAAGTATGTTCCTCCTTTGCTATATGTttttgtattatttttttgtGGCACGACAATAATCTCTTATTCACAACAAAAGAGATTGTTCTTGAAATCCAATCATTGCCCTCTTGCTCACTAAATTTGTTTACTTTTATGTCCACCTATTGCTAAATATTCATTTTGTAAAGCGCTAGTTAAGCGGCTTGTAAAAAATCTGACCATTTAGCGAACTGAATATAACTTAGGTGGTTAAGTTCTTTATGGTCGAACCAACCCACTCATTGTTCAAGTCCCAAGCTGGAGGCGCCTGCCGGGTGACCTCCTGCTAGTGCTGAAAGAGTAGGGGTGACGCTGCCTGAGGGATTGACGGACagagccccctccccccccccccgacccaATAACGGGGGCCTCCAGGGCCTGGGTGTTTGGGACGGCGGCACTCCCCGGGGCATCACCCGGCGGGGTCCCGGAGCCCCCGTAGACCCAATAACGGGGGCCTCTGGGGTCAAGGTTCTCTTGGAGGAACTCTTCTCCATGGCCTTCCGAACGGCTCGAGCGGCACCCTCGTCCTCTCCAACAGAGCCATCGGGGGCCGT
This genomic window contains:
- the LOC109773844 gene encoding uncharacterized protein encodes the protein MGRKAPSFAPAGRKRKGPSFPLLSPCKRRISPAPAQVTGWASLPDDIVHQVAALVLEFDVVDYIAFRAVCSGWRACAPSPRDPTLRIRSLRPVDWVALCDGDAVRPDDACQITFFQKRTARCLRVRLPELQRHRIIGFTDGLVILLHKRATTIRVLHPFTRVVVDFPSLVPVYQKLIRNRNCVLRMNAAVCSSVSSTTSIAVVAWFPWSSVVLSADAGHSSWEVIHKDMYLSNTLPFQGQLYGFLQTSRQIVQVYPPKPLGPGPVVAHVPIKFGNPFFCSFYLVESDGHMLLVVKSMNLVGRDVEEWRRYVIAIFKVDVSLGHWELIPVSSLGDRALFVSMDRCLSVKAKNLPSISSNSIYLTVPLPDPVVVHSLSSQSFERPTTLCQVHDVKEKIRPSVRPFTIADHLLTYCNHREWATGLMFHEYYTIPKSYEELWKKIRAQDSEVRISRVQDSIRKGKRRVQLKKE
- the LOC141022869 gene encoding uncharacterized protein yields the protein MCLQTATLRSLNYKPRTTAKALRSWHGPNHSDLRLRGTIIAELIFRLDIAGDARTLSQAGISLRGLLKMQSLGIAATERSTRRQKSRFLTLKDGASNSRLFRVHASSRRRKNHILDLQRDGALVTDDSEKMDMIWSHFNSLLGCTSDRPHTLNLEALNVPAIDLSALLMHLSLKMRLKVLNSQALSPLNSATMIMLAKGSHSGIAAKMLANRLQPVMPKLIANCENTFIKGRSIHDNFVFVQGAAKLLQQRKIPSLLVKLDISKAFDSVSWAFLLQLLSFRGFSLTWSDWVSNLLATSSTKINVNGSPSV